In Methylomagnum ishizawai, one DNA window encodes the following:
- a CDS encoding beta-ketoacyl-ACP synthase III: protein MSRYSTLLGTGGYLPETILTNDQIAQTVETSDAWIVERTGIRQRRIAAPHETASSMAEIAARQALDAAGLEPGDLDLIIVATGTPDRIFPSTACLLQQRLGVRECASFDVQAACSGFIFALSVADQFIRAGSARRALVVGSEVYSRIVDWSDRATCVLFGDGAGAAVIGVSDQPGLLSTHIHSDGQYQNLLYAPNPANNNGLRDEGRFLKMEGNEVFKIAVNTLGRIVDETLEANGLDKSDIDWLVPHQANIRIITATAKKLRMPMARVVVTIENQGNTSAASIPLALNEAIRDGRIRRGQTVLMEAFGAGFAWGSALLRY, encoded by the coding sequence GTGAGCCGTTATTCCACCTTGCTCGGAACCGGCGGCTACCTCCCCGAAACCATCCTCACCAACGACCAGATCGCCCAGACCGTCGAGACCTCGGACGCCTGGATCGTCGAGCGCACCGGCATCCGCCAACGCCGCATCGCCGCCCCGCACGAGACCGCCTCCAGCATGGCGGAAATCGCCGCCCGCCAAGCCCTGGACGCCGCCGGGCTGGAACCCGGCGACCTCGACCTCATCATCGTCGCCACCGGCACGCCCGACCGGATATTCCCCAGCACCGCCTGTTTATTGCAACAGCGTTTGGGGGTGCGGGAATGCGCGTCCTTCGATGTGCAGGCGGCCTGTTCCGGCTTTATTTTCGCGCTCAGCGTCGCCGACCAATTCATCCGGGCGGGCAGCGCCCGGCGGGCCTTGGTGGTGGGCAGCGAAGTTTATTCCCGCATCGTTGATTGGTCCGACCGCGCCACTTGCGTGCTGTTCGGCGATGGCGCGGGGGCGGCGGTGATCGGCGTGTCCGACCAACCCGGCCTCCTCAGCACCCATATCCACTCCGACGGGCAATACCAGAACTTGCTCTACGCGCCCAATCCGGCCAATAACAACGGCCTGCGCGACGAGGGCCGCTTCCTCAAGATGGAAGGCAACGAGGTGTTCAAGATCGCGGTCAACACCCTGGGCCGCATCGTCGATGAAACCCTGGAAGCCAACGGCCTGGACAAATCCGATATCGACTGGCTGGTGCCGCACCAGGCCAATATCCGCATCATCACCGCCACCGCCAAGAAACTGAGGATGCCCATGGCGCGGGTCGTGGTCACCATCGAGAACCAGGGCAATACTTCGGCGGCGTCGATTCCCCTGGCCTTGAACGAGGCCATCCGCGATGGGCGCATCCGGCGCGGGCAGACGGTGTTGATGGAAGCCTTCGGGGCGGGCTTCGCTTGGGGCTCGGCTTTGCTGCGGTATTGA
- the pabC gene encoding aminodeoxychorismate lyase, with the protein MVLVNGEPASQVDVADRGFQYGDGVFTTLKVLRGVPLFLEAHLARLERDAARLFLPVPDRAVLEAEVRQLCGLKPEGVLKIQWTGGGGGRGYRRPDAPTGTRVLGLHPLPDYPATLHDQGVAIRVCRTRLGINPALAGLKHMNRLEQILARAEWSQADIREGLMLDTGGHVVEGTMTNLFLAQGGRLHTPKLDGCGVAGIMRGWVLVGAAELGLAVEERRLSLDEVRAADELFLTNSVIGLWPVSRLEARAYPVGPISGAIWRWLTTKIQAALDPSGPISH; encoded by the coding sequence ATGGTTTTGGTGAATGGCGAGCCGGCGTCCCAGGTGGACGTGGCCGACCGGGGTTTCCAGTATGGCGACGGCGTTTTCACCACGCTCAAGGTGCTGCGCGGCGTTCCCCTGTTCCTGGAAGCGCATCTAGCGCGGTTGGAACGCGACGCCGCCCGGCTGTTCCTGCCGGTGCCCGACCGGGCGGTCCTGGAGGCCGAAGTCCGCCAACTCTGCGGACTCAAGCCCGAGGGCGTGCTGAAAATCCAGTGGACCGGCGGCGGTGGTGGCCGCGGCTATCGCCGCCCCGACGCGCCCACCGGTACGCGGGTGCTGGGCCTCCATCCCTTGCCGGATTATCCCGCCACGCTCCATGACCAAGGCGTCGCGATCCGCGTGTGCCGGACCCGGCTCGGCATCAATCCCGCCCTGGCCGGACTCAAACACATGAACCGGCTGGAACAAATCCTGGCCCGCGCCGAATGGTCCCAAGCCGATATCCGCGAAGGCTTGATGCTGGACACCGGGGGCCATGTCGTCGAAGGCACCATGACCAACCTGTTCCTGGCCCAAGGTGGGAGGCTCCATACCCCCAAGTTGGATGGGTGCGGCGTGGCCGGGATCATGCGCGGCTGGGTGCTGGTGGGCGCGGCGGAACTGGGACTGGCCGTCGAGGAACGGCGCTTGTCCCTGGACGAGGTCCGGGCGGCGGACGAACTTTTCTTGACCAACAGCGTGATCGGGCTGTGGCCGGTCAGCCGCCTGGAAGCGCGAGCCTATCCGGTGGGCCCGATCAGCGGGGCGATATGGCGATGGTTGACGACGAAAATCCAGGCGGCACTGGACCCCAGCGGCCCCATTTCCCATTAG
- the acpP gene encoding acyl carrier protein — translation MSDVAERVKKIVAEQLGVKEEVSNEASFVDDLGADSLDTVELVMALEEEFECEIPDEDAEKITTVQQAIDYIEAHV, via the coding sequence ATGAGTGATGTAGCTGAGCGTGTTAAGAAAATCGTGGCCGAGCAATTGGGCGTGAAGGAAGAAGTCTCCAACGAAGCCTCCTTCGTCGATGATCTCGGTGCCGATTCCCTGGACACGGTCGAACTGGTCATGGCTTTGGAAGAAGAGTTCGAGTGCGAGATCCCGGACGAAGACGCCGAGAAGATCACCACCGTGCAACAGGCCATCGATTACATCGAAGCTCACGTCTAA
- a CDS encoding MFS transporter: MPQHLPQTQTSSPWAPLRQPVFRALWIAALASNIGTWMQDVGAGWLMTSLSTSPWMVALVQAATSLPIMLLALPSGALADIVDRRRLLLLAQGWMLLTAAVLGGLTLAGLTTAESLLGFTLALGLGSAFTFPAWAAIVPELVPRQDLHAAVALNGLAMNASRAVGPAVAGYLVALSSPGVVFLLNALSFLGIIAVLSRWKRPSNPSELPAERLAGAIRNGLRYVRHSRTMRSVLIRAGAFFFFGSASWALLPLWVRQGLHGGAGDYGLTLTAMGLGAVLGVFALPRLRGWMGIDVLQKSAATLYAAMLALLAWAPDLSWLAVAALVSGVAWLIAITCLQSVAQTALPAWVRARGLAWVMMVFMGGMAGGSLAWGRIATALSVPEALRMAAVGLALGVLATWRVRLLSREGVDLTRSMHWPAPAVDQTPEPDRGPVLVTVAYRVDPGHLAEFLGLMARQGAARRRSGAFYWQLFQDAAAGDAYLETFLTESWLEHLRQHERVTQAERVLQEKIRRCLLEPAGSPVVSHYLAVASGGSVACG, encoded by the coding sequence ATGCCCCAACACCTTCCCCAAACCCAAACCAGCAGCCCATGGGCGCCTTTGCGGCAACCCGTGTTCCGGGCGCTCTGGATCGCGGCCTTGGCTTCCAATATCGGTACCTGGATGCAGGATGTCGGGGCTGGCTGGTTGATGACCAGTTTGTCCACTTCGCCCTGGATGGTGGCCTTGGTGCAGGCGGCGACTTCCCTGCCCATCATGCTGCTGGCGTTGCCGTCCGGCGCCCTGGCCGATATCGTGGACCGGCGTCGGCTATTGCTGTTGGCCCAGGGCTGGATGCTGTTGACCGCCGCCGTCCTGGGCGGCTTGACCCTGGCCGGGCTGACCACGGCGGAATCCCTGCTGGGGTTCACCTTGGCCCTGGGGTTGGGTTCCGCCTTCACCTTTCCGGCCTGGGCCGCCATCGTCCCGGAACTGGTGCCGCGCCAGGATTTGCATGCCGCCGTCGCCCTCAATGGCTTGGCGATGAACGCTTCCAGGGCGGTCGGTCCCGCCGTGGCCGGCTATCTGGTGGCGCTTAGTTCGCCGGGTGTGGTGTTCTTGCTCAACGCCCTGTCTTTCCTCGGCATCATCGCCGTGCTATCCCGCTGGAAACGCCCGTCCAATCCCAGCGAGTTGCCCGCCGAGCGCTTGGCCGGGGCCATACGGAACGGCCTGCGCTATGTGCGCCATTCCCGCACGATGCGTTCGGTCTTGATCCGGGCCGGGGCTTTCTTTTTCTTCGGCAGCGCGTCCTGGGCCTTGTTGCCGTTATGGGTGCGGCAGGGTTTGCACGGGGGGGCGGGCGATTATGGCCTGACCTTGACCGCCATGGGCCTGGGCGCGGTGCTGGGGGTGTTCGCCCTGCCCCGGCTACGCGGCTGGATGGGGATCGATGTGCTGCAAAAGTCCGCCGCCACCCTTTACGCGGCCATGTTGGCGCTGCTGGCCTGGGCACCGGACCTGTCCTGGCTGGCGGTCGCCGCCCTGGTGTCGGGGGTGGCTTGGTTGATCGCGATCACCTGCCTGCAAAGCGTCGCCCAGACCGCCTTGCCCGCCTGGGTGCGGGCGCGGGGCTTGGCCTGGGTGATGATGGTGTTCATGGGTGGCATGGCGGGCGGCTCCCTGGCCTGGGGCCGGATCGCGACCGCGCTGTCGGTGCCCGAGGCGCTGAGGATGGCGGCGGTCGGGTTGGCCTTGGGGGTGCTGGCTACTTGGCGGGTGCGCTTGCTGTCGCGGGAAGGCGTCGATTTGACGCGCTCGATGCATTGGCCCGCGCCCGCCGTGGACCAAACCCCGGAGCCGGACCGGGGTCCGGTCCTGGTCACCGTGGCCTACCGGGTGGACCCTGGGCATCTGGCCGAATTCCTGGGCCTGATGGCGAGGCAGGGTGCCGCCCGGCGGCGTAGCGGGGCGTTCTACTGGCAATTGTTCCAGGATGCCGCTGCCGGTGATGCTTATCTGGAGACCTTCCTCACCGAGTCCTGGCTGGAACATCTGCGCCAGCACGAGCGCGTCACCCAGGCCGAGCGGGTGTTGCAGGAAAAAATCCGCCGCTGCTTGCTCGAACCCGCCGGGTCGCCGGTGGTTTCCCATTATCTCGCCGTGGCCAGCGGCGGCAGCGTGGCCTGTGGCTAG
- a CDS encoding DNA polymerase III subunit delta', translating to MPTEIELYPWLAGAWHILGAHLAAGRVPQALLILGAAGIGKTHLAGWFAQRLLCTAPGEFGCGQCPACRLFLAGTHPDFLKVQPAEPGKGIGVDAIRHLTADLALKSQFEGYRVVVIAPAQAMNISAANALLKTLEEPAERTVMLLLSEAQAGLPATILSRCQRLPVALPDAATACRWLETRHPGCGAATLLAAAQGSPLRALALAGTEVAERRRTVFRQWGGVLLGQEEPVAVAELWEKQAHEEFVEWISTWTMDLIRLLSVPADPPRYNPDLAKGMRTLAGRLNLRDLFEYWNLVLRSKRALGGQANRQLLLEELLIHGSRLGRSANPPRLG from the coding sequence ATGCCCACCGAAATCGAACTGTACCCCTGGCTGGCCGGGGCTTGGCATATCCTGGGAGCGCACCTGGCCGCCGGGCGGGTGCCGCAAGCCTTGTTGATCCTGGGCGCGGCGGGAATCGGCAAGACCCATCTGGCCGGATGGTTCGCCCAGCGCCTGCTGTGTACCGCCCCCGGCGAATTCGGCTGCGGCCAGTGTCCCGCCTGCCGGTTGTTCCTGGCCGGCACCCATCCCGATTTCCTCAAGGTCCAACCCGCCGAGCCGGGCAAGGGCATCGGCGTCGATGCCATCCGCCATTTGACCGCCGACCTCGCCCTCAAATCCCAGTTCGAAGGCTACCGGGTGGTGGTCATCGCCCCGGCCCAGGCCATGAACATCAGCGCCGCCAACGCCTTGCTCAAGACCTTGGAAGAACCCGCCGAGCGGACCGTCATGCTACTGCTGAGCGAAGCCCAGGCCGGCCTGCCCGCCACCATCCTCAGCCGCTGCCAACGCTTGCCGGTGGCGCTGCCGGATGCGGCCACCGCCTGCCGCTGGCTGGAAACCCGCCATCCCGGCTGCGGCGCGGCTACCCTGTTGGCGGCGGCGCAGGGTTCGCCCTTGCGGGCCTTGGCCCTGGCCGGTACGGAAGTGGCGGAGCGGCGGCGCACGGTGTTCCGCCAATGGGGCGGGGTGCTGCTGGGCCAGGAAGAGCCGGTGGCGGTGGCGGAACTCTGGGAAAAACAGGCCCACGAGGAATTCGTCGAATGGATTTCGACCTGGACCATGGATTTGATCCGTCTGCTGAGCGTCCCCGCCGACCCGCCCCGCTATAACCCCGATCTCGCCAAGGGTATGCGGACCTTGGCTGGGCGGCTAAACTTGCGGGACTTGTTTGAGTATTGGAACCTTGTCCTGCGTTCCAAACGCGCCTTGGGCGGCCAGGCCAACCGGCAATTGCTGTTGGAAGAATTGCTGATCCATGGGTCGCGCCTGGGCCGTTCCGCGAATCCACCACGCTTGGGTTGA
- the tmk gene encoding dTMP kinase — translation MHPGRMIVCDGGNGAGKTTVLKAMETHLVARGRDPIMTREPGGTPIGEKIRQVLLSPDTPEMCDVAELLLFAAARAQHLREKILPALAAGRVVVSDRFDSATVSFQHYARGLPLALIEQINAIAIDGFKPDLTIILDIDPVLGLERLGRRGDGLDRMEQENLDFQCRARRGYLEQARRDPERFVVIDASRTLEQVVTAALAALDRALAR, via the coding sequence ATGCACCCAGGCCGCATGATCGTCTGCGATGGAGGTAACGGCGCGGGCAAAACCACCGTGTTGAAAGCGATGGAAACCCATCTCGTGGCGCGGGGCCGCGACCCCATCATGACCCGCGAACCGGGCGGAACTCCCATCGGCGAGAAAATCCGCCAAGTCCTCCTCAGCCCCGATACCCCGGAAATGTGCGATGTGGCGGAATTGCTGCTGTTCGCCGCCGCCAGGGCGCAGCATCTGCGCGAGAAAATCCTGCCGGCCCTGGCGGCGGGCCGGGTCGTGGTGTCGGACCGCTTCGATTCGGCCACGGTCAGCTTCCAGCATTATGCGCGGGGTTTGCCGCTGGCCTTGATCGAGCAAATCAACGCCATCGCCATCGATGGCTTCAAGCCCGACCTCACGATCATTCTCGATATCGATCCGGTGTTGGGGCTGGAACGCCTGGGTCGGCGCGGCGACGGCCTGGACCGGATGGAGCAGGAGAACCTGGATTTCCAGTGCCGGGCGCGGCGGGGCTATCTGGAACAGGCCCGGCGCGACCCGGAACGTTTCGTCGTGATCGATGCTTCCCGAACGCTGGAACAAGTCGTAACCGCAGCCCTCGCGGCGCTGGACCGGGCCTTGGCGCGATAG
- the mltG gene encoding endolytic transglycosylase MltG: MVDDENPGGTGPQRPHFPLGYRLLGGLVLLSSLLAGWLWMDYRRFVDSPLGLKSPVVFEIGQGEGLQAIAQGLKRRGILRKPLWFEWLAYSGGAHQRLKYGEYEIPVDATPRTLLDRIVAGKVLQHPVTVVEGWKFSEMLAALALNPVLNHRLAGQPPEAVMAALGFPGQAPEGRFFPDTYFVTKGTSDLEILRRAHAKMDDILDREWQGRPAGLPFASSYEALILASIVEKETARPEERTAVAGVFLRRLQKKMRLQTDPTVIYGMGAAYDGDIRKGDLLRDTPYNTYTRSGLPPTPIALPGLPAIHAALHPDVGDSLYFVARGDGSHVFSATLEAHRRAVERFQKR, from the coding sequence ATGGTTGACGACGAAAATCCAGGCGGCACTGGACCCCAGCGGCCCCATTTCCCATTAGGCTACCGCCTGCTGGGCGGTCTGGTCCTGTTGTCCAGCCTGCTGGCCGGTTGGCTGTGGATGGATTACCGGCGCTTCGTCGACAGTCCCCTGGGCCTGAAATCCCCCGTCGTGTTCGAGATCGGCCAGGGCGAGGGCTTGCAGGCCATCGCCCAGGGTTTGAAACGGCGCGGCATCCTCAGGAAACCCCTGTGGTTCGAGTGGCTGGCCTATAGTGGCGGTGCCCACCAGCGCCTGAAATACGGCGAATATGAAATCCCGGTGGACGCCACGCCCAGAACCCTCCTCGATAGGATCGTGGCGGGTAAAGTCCTGCAACATCCCGTCACCGTGGTGGAGGGCTGGAAATTCTCGGAGATGCTGGCCGCGTTGGCCTTGAACCCGGTCCTGAACCATCGGCTGGCCGGCCAACCGCCCGAGGCCGTCATGGCCGCGCTCGGGTTTCCCGGCCAAGCGCCGGAGGGCCGCTTCTTCCCCGACACCTATTTCGTCACCAAGGGCACCAGCGACCTTGAAATCCTCCGCCGCGCCCATGCCAAGATGGACGATATCCTCGACCGGGAATGGCAAGGACGCCCGGCGGGATTGCCGTTCGCCTCGTCCTACGAGGCGCTGATCCTGGCCTCCATCGTCGAGAAGGAAACCGCCCGTCCCGAGGAACGCACGGCGGTGGCGGGCGTGTTCTTGCGGCGGTTGCAGAAAAAGATGCGGCTGCAAACCGATCCCACGGTGATCTATGGCATGGGCGCGGCCTATGATGGCGATATCCGCAAGGGCGACCTGTTGCGCGACACCCCTTACAACACCTATACCCGCTCCGGCCTGCCACCGACCCCCATCGCCCTGCCCGGATTGCCCGCCATCCACGCCGCTTTGCATCCCGATGTGGGCGATAGCCTGTATTTCGTGGCGCGGGGCGATGGTTCCCATGTGTTCTCCGCGACCTTGGAGGCACATCGGCGGGCGGTGGAGCGGTTCCAGAAACGTTGA
- the fabF gene encoding beta-ketoacyl-ACP synthase II: protein MSKRRVVVTGLGVVSPVGLSVGEAWDNVLNGRSGIGHIEHFDVSEFSSRIGGSVRNFDIARYISEKEAKKMDIFIHYGIAAGCQAFEDSGLVVTPENAERIGVAIGSGIGGITGIEHGHDCFLKGGPRKISPFFVPSNIINMISGNLSVKYGLQGPNFAIVTACATGTHNIGEAVRLIAYGDADAMVAGGAEMATSPTSLGGFASARALTRRNDDPLRASRPWDKDRDGFVLSDGAGVLVLEELEHAQRRGARIYAEVVGYGLSGDAYHMTQPPENGEGAARCMKAALRDAGLNPEDIDYINAHGTSTPAGDIAETRAMKTVFGDHAYKVAVSSTKSMTGHMLGAAGGIEALFSALALRDQVAPPTINLDHPDPECDLDFIPHTAREMKLEYVMSNSFGFGGTNGTVILKRYA, encoded by the coding sequence TTGAGTAAGAGACGCGTGGTCGTCACCGGGCTGGGCGTGGTTTCCCCCGTCGGTCTGTCGGTGGGCGAGGCCTGGGATAATGTGCTGAATGGCCGGAGCGGTATCGGGCACATCGAACATTTCGACGTATCGGAGTTCTCGTCCCGCATCGGCGGCAGCGTGAGGAATTTCGACATCGCCCGCTATATCAGCGAGAAGGAAGCCAAGAAGATGGATATTTTCATCCATTATGGCATCGCCGCGGGTTGTCAGGCTTTCGAGGATTCGGGGCTGGTGGTGACGCCGGAGAACGCCGAGCGCATCGGGGTCGCCATCGGTTCCGGGATCGGTGGCATCACCGGCATCGAACACGGCCACGATTGTTTTCTCAAAGGCGGGCCGCGCAAGATTTCCCCTTTCTTCGTGCCTAGCAATATCATCAACATGATTTCGGGCAACCTGTCGGTCAAGTACGGTTTGCAAGGCCCGAATTTCGCTATCGTCACCGCCTGCGCCACCGGCACCCATAACATCGGCGAGGCCGTGCGGCTGATCGCCTATGGCGATGCCGACGCCATGGTGGCGGGCGGCGCGGAAATGGCGACCTCGCCGACTTCGCTGGGCGGTTTCGCCTCGGCCCGCGCCCTGACCCGCCGCAACGACGATCCCTTGCGGGCCAGCCGTCCCTGGGACAAGGACCGCGATGGCTTCGTGCTGAGCGACGGTGCCGGTGTCCTGGTGCTGGAGGAACTCGAACACGCCCAGCGGCGCGGCGCGAGAATCTACGCCGAAGTGGTGGGCTACGGCCTGAGCGGCGACGCCTACCATATGACCCAGCCGCCGGAAAACGGCGAGGGCGCGGCCCGCTGCATGAAAGCCGCCCTGCGCGACGCGGGCCTCAATCCCGAGGACATCGATTACATCAACGCCCACGGCACTTCGACCCCCGCCGGGGATATCGCCGAAACCCGGGCGATGAAAACCGTGTTCGGCGACCATGCCTACAAGGTCGCGGTGAGTTCCACCAAATCCATGACCGGCCATATGCTGGGCGCGGCGGGCGGCATCGAAGCCCTGTTCTCGGCCTTGGCTTTGCGCGACCAGGTGGCCCCGCCCACCATCAACCTCGACCATCCCGATCCCGAGTGCGATCTGGATTTCATCCCCCACACCGCCCGCGAGATGAAGCTGGAATATGTCATGTCCAATTCCTTCGGCTTCGGCGGCACCAACGGCACGGTGATCCTCAAGCGCTACGCTTGA
- the fabG gene encoding 3-oxoacyl-ACP reductase FabG codes for MSSQIAIVTGASRGIGRAIALRLAQDGHTVIGTATTEAGAEAITQTLAEAGLKGAGKVLNVAEAEAIEPFIKAVSDQFGVPTILVNNAGITRDNLMLRMKDEEWDEVIRTNLTSIFRLSKACLKGMMKARTGRIVNVTSVVGATGNAGQANYAAAKAGIIGFGKSLAKEVGSRNITVNSVAPGFIDTDMTRALPEEHRKALLSNIPLARLGEAHEIASAVAFLCSDGAGYITGETLHVNGGMHMA; via the coding sequence ATGAGTTCACAGATCGCGATAGTCACCGGCGCGAGCCGGGGCATCGGCCGCGCCATCGCCCTGCGTCTCGCGCAGGACGGCCACACCGTCATCGGCACCGCCACCACCGAAGCCGGGGCCGAAGCCATCACCCAGACGCTGGCCGAAGCCGGTCTGAAAGGCGCGGGCAAGGTGCTGAACGTGGCCGAGGCCGAAGCTATCGAGCCTTTCATCAAGGCCGTGTCGGACCAATTCGGTGTGCCCACGATCCTGGTCAACAACGCCGGCATCACCCGCGACAACCTGATGCTCCGCATGAAGGACGAGGAATGGGACGAGGTGATCCGCACCAACCTGACCTCGATTTTCCGCCTGAGCAAGGCTTGCCTCAAGGGCATGATGAAGGCCAGGACCGGGCGCATCGTCAACGTCACTTCCGTGGTCGGGGCTACCGGCAACGCCGGGCAGGCCAATTACGCGGCGGCGAAGGCGGGCATCATCGGCTTCGGCAAATCGCTGGCCAAAGAGGTCGGTTCCCGCAATATCACCGTGAACTCGGTCGCCCCCGGCTTTATCGACACCGACATGACCCGCGCCTTGCCGGAAGAACACCGCAAGGCGCTATTGAGCAACATCCCGTTGGCCCGCCTCGGCGAGGCCCACGAGATCGCCAGTGCCGTGGCCTTCCTCTGTTCCGACGGGGCTGGTTACATCACCGGCGAAACCCTGCACGTCAACGGCGGAATGCATATGGCATAA
- the fabD gene encoding ACP S-malonyltransferase, which yields MEVKVTDHHLAFVFPGQGSQAVGMLAGLAAVHPEVEATFGFASEVLGYDLWDLVQHGPAERLNQTIHTQPAMLAAGVAAWRVWCRQTQVRPGWLAGHSLGEYTALVCAGALDFQAAVRLVEERARLMQEAVPADVGAMAAILGLGDAEVVEVCARASSDSEIVTAANFNDPKQIVIAGDKAAVMRAVDLAKAAGAKRAVVLPVSVPSHCPLMKPAAGRFAPVLDATAIAPPTFAVVHNVDVATHPEPAAIRAALAQQLHGAVRWADSVRYMSQQGVDRYVECGPGKVLAGLNKRIVPEAKTESLFDPASLAKALELAP from the coding sequence ATGGAAGTGAAAGTGACCGATCATCATTTGGCGTTTGTGTTTCCGGGACAGGGCTCCCAGGCGGTGGGCATGTTGGCTGGTTTGGCTGCGGTCCACCCGGAAGTCGAGGCGACCTTCGGGTTCGCTTCCGAGGTGCTGGGTTACGACCTGTGGGACTTGGTCCAGCACGGTCCCGCCGAGCGTTTGAACCAAACCATCCATACCCAACCGGCCATGTTGGCGGCGGGCGTGGCGGCGTGGCGGGTGTGGTGCAGGCAAACCCAGGTCAGGCCGGGCTGGCTGGCCGGACATAGCCTGGGCGAATACACCGCGCTGGTTTGCGCCGGGGCTTTGGATTTCCAGGCGGCGGTACGCTTGGTCGAAGAACGCGCCCGTTTGATGCAGGAGGCCGTGCCCGCCGATGTCGGGGCCATGGCCGCGATCCTGGGGTTGGGCGATGCCGAAGTGGTGGAGGTTTGCGCCCGCGCCAGCAGCGACAGCGAAATCGTGACGGCGGCCAATTTCAACGATCCCAAGCAAATCGTCATCGCGGGCGACAAGGCGGCGGTGATGCGGGCGGTCGATCTCGCCAAGGCTGCCGGGGCCAAGCGGGCGGTGGTGCTGCCGGTCAGCGTGCCTTCGCATTGCCCTTTGATGAAGCCCGCTGCCGGGCGCTTCGCGCCGGTCTTGGACGCCACCGCCATCGCGCCGCCGACCTTCGCCGTGGTCCACAATGTCGATGTCGCCACCCATCCAGAGCCCGCCGCCATCCGCGCCGCCTTGGCGCAACAACTCCATGGCGCGGTGCGTTGGGCCGATTCCGTCCGCTATATGTCCCAACAGGGCGTGGACCGTTACGTCGAATGTGGCCCCGGCAAGGTGCTGGCCGGTCTCAATAAGCGCATCGTCCCCGAGGCCAAGACCGAAAGCCTGTTCGATCCTGCCTCCCTAGCCAAAGCCTTGGAGCTTGCCCCATGA